A single window of Archangium gephyra DNA harbors:
- a CDS encoding glycerophosphodiester phosphodiesterase — protein MPHPRHPYFRGLSPTLHISHRGGSLLAPENTLPAFRMAVERYHTQVLETDVHLTRDGELVVFHDDTLGRCTNGEGPLAAHSLAELRRLDAGYHFTPDAGRTFPFRGQGVHLCTLRELLRAFPGLRFNIEVKPDVPGIEDVFFQVLREEGALEHACIGSELDAVGERLARVMPDACHFYPRDALTAFVLSVRAGEQPPEEPRYTVLDMPLYFGDVRLVDEALLRAVDTHDRWCNVWTVDDPEEMHRLVAEGVGGIMTDRPDLLRRVLDERQKPR, from the coding sequence ATGCCGCACCCCAGGCACCCCTACTTCCGTGGCCTCTCCCCCACCCTGCACATCTCCCACCGCGGCGGCTCGCTGCTGGCGCCGGAGAACACCCTGCCCGCCTTCCGCATGGCGGTGGAGCGCTACCACACGCAGGTGCTGGAGACGGACGTCCACCTCACCCGCGACGGAGAGCTGGTGGTGTTCCACGACGACACGCTCGGGCGGTGCACCAACGGCGAGGGCCCCCTCGCGGCCCACTCGCTGGCCGAGCTGCGGCGCCTGGACGCGGGCTACCACTTCACCCCGGACGCGGGCCGCACCTTCCCCTTCCGGGGCCAGGGCGTGCACCTGTGCACCCTGCGCGAGCTGCTGCGCGCCTTCCCGGGCCTGCGCTTCAACATCGAGGTGAAGCCGGACGTGCCGGGCATCGAGGACGTCTTCTTCCAGGTGCTGCGCGAGGAGGGCGCGCTGGAACATGCCTGTATCGGCAGCGAGCTGGACGCGGTGGGCGAGCGGCTGGCGCGGGTGATGCCGGACGCCTGCCACTTCTATCCGCGCGACGCGTTGACGGCCTTCGTGCTCTCGGTGCGAGCGGGCGAGCAGCCACCGGAGGAGCCGCGCTACACCGTGCTGGACATGCCCCTGTACTTCGGAGACGTCCGCCTGGTGGACGAGGCCCTGCTGCGCGCGGTGGACACCCACGACAGGTGGTGCAACGTGTGGACGGTGGATGACCCCGAGGAGATGCACCGGCTCGTGGCCGAGGGCGTCGGAGGTATCATGACGGACAGACCGGACCTTCTTCGCCGAGTCTTGGACGAGCGGCAAAAGCCGCGTTAA
- a CDS encoding deoxynucleoside kinase, whose translation MPRSPTRKRTPKAATAPNVALPLAAPEDPAPAPPPPEAPARNTVRRLRAPRAKRFVALAGNIGAGKTTAAKIISQTFGFELFDEPVIDNRFLKDYYANMGRWSFTLQLEFLIRRVEHHELIHSVKKSCVQDRTLYEDPEIFAKYLHGLGHMTNAELDLYFEYFQRLTRTIVHPDKVIYFDVPTVDVLLGRIRQRGREEEKGIEKGFLRGLNGYYATFPMVLQNKYGVDCLVMDVTNQDIRTGRGREEFLDRVTTFLA comes from the coding sequence ATGCCCCGCTCCCCCACGCGCAAGCGCACTCCGAAGGCCGCGACAGCCCCCAACGTTGCACTGCCCCTGGCCGCGCCCGAGGATCCGGCGCCCGCGCCCCCGCCTCCCGAGGCTCCGGCGCGCAACACGGTGCGCCGCCTGCGTGCGCCACGCGCCAAGCGCTTCGTCGCGCTGGCCGGCAACATCGGCGCGGGCAAGACGACGGCGGCGAAGATCATCAGCCAGACCTTCGGCTTCGAGCTCTTCGACGAGCCCGTCATCGATAACCGCTTCCTCAAGGACTACTACGCCAACATGGGGCGGTGGTCCTTCACCCTGCAGCTGGAGTTCCTCATCCGGCGCGTCGAGCACCACGAGCTCATCCACTCGGTGAAGAAGAGCTGCGTGCAGGACCGCACGCTGTACGAGGATCCGGAGATCTTCGCCAAGTACCTGCACGGCCTGGGGCACATGACGAACGCGGAGCTGGATCTGTACTTCGAGTACTTCCAGCGGCTCACGCGCACCATCGTGCACCCGGACAAGGTCATCTACTTCGACGTGCCCACGGTGGACGTGCTGCTGGGACGCATCCGCCAGCGCGGCCGCGAGGAGGAGAAGGGCATTGAGAAGGGCTTCCTGCGCGGGCTCAACGGCTACTACGCCACCTTCCCCATGGTGCTGCAGAACAAGTACGGCGTGGACTGCCTGGTGATGGACGTGACGAACCAGGACATCCGCACCGGCCGGGGACGCGAGGAGTTCCTCGACCGGGTCACCACCTTCCTCGCCTGA
- a CDS encoding acyl-CoA thioesterase, translating into MTQMILPSDANAVNTAFGGKVMAWIDICTAVAAQRHCRQVVVTASMDDLHFHAPIKVGWTVTLHSRVIATFRTSMEVGVTVTAENPLTGEKHMATSALLTFVAVSATGQRLPVPPLKLETDAEREAFREAELRRKERLARKHTSLAWQKLIRPA; encoded by the coding sequence ATGACGCAGATGATCCTCCCCTCGGACGCCAACGCGGTGAACACCGCGTTCGGCGGCAAGGTGATGGCGTGGATCGACATCTGCACCGCCGTGGCCGCCCAGCGCCACTGCCGGCAGGTGGTGGTCACCGCCTCCATGGACGACCTGCACTTCCACGCCCCCATCAAGGTGGGCTGGACGGTGACGCTGCACTCGCGAGTCATCGCCACGTTCCGCACGTCGATGGAGGTGGGCGTGACGGTGACGGCGGAGAATCCGCTCACCGGCGAGAAGCACATGGCCACGAGCGCCCTGCTCACCTTCGTGGCCGTCTCGGCCACCGGCCAGCGGCTGCCGGTGCCTCCGCTCAAGCTGGAGACGGACGCGGAGCGCGAGGCCTTCCGCGAGGCCGAGCTGCGGCGCAAGGAGCGGCTCGCGCGCAAGCACACGAGCCTCGCCTGGCAGAAGCTCATCCGGCCGGCGTAG
- a CDS encoding ATP-binding protein — protein sequence MPLESQQRADTTGDSQLGGGRWSSSSLMDHGFAVLVTAAALLVQFVLYPYIRATPFLLFFGAVMLSGWRGGWGPGLLSAGLSAVAASYFFLPPRFVFSVHPQDLLSIAFFLAISTLITRLNVRERTARAEAEAQRERLQTLFMRAPAIIAIHRGPEHVYEFSNPVNAQLLGGRELLGKTVRQAQPELEGQGFYELLDRVYQTGEPVYGKEALASVGDPAHPRTGYFNFVYQPMPGRDGRPDGVMVFGFEVTEQVLARRSLEHTERRLAAITHNATLGLFMMDARQQCVFMNPAAEQITGFTLDELRGKPLHEFIHHTRPDGTPYPMAECPIDRALPTRAQEQGQDVFVRKDGSFYPVAFTASPIIEEGKATGTVIELRDTTEDQRKQAERERLLVELQEAVRLRDEFLSVASHELKTPLTPLSLRLQGLERSIRAEQGSPMAERLGKEVEVMRRQVKRLSDLVNELLDVSRITTGRLKLLLEEVDFTEVTREVMARVHPEAQRAGCELTLDTDGPVSGQWDRLRLEQVLTNLLSNAIKYGAGKPVHLRVEQREGRARLVVRDEGIGIQPEAMGRIFNRFERAVSERHYGGLGLGLYVTRQIIAAMGGTVRAESTPDQGATFTVELPLRPVSQP from the coding sequence GTGCCTCTGGAGTCGCAGCAACGCGCGGATACAACGGGTGACTCGCAGCTGGGTGGCGGCAGGTGGAGCAGCTCCTCGCTGATGGACCATGGCTTCGCCGTCCTGGTGACGGCCGCGGCCCTCTTGGTCCAGTTCGTGCTGTATCCCTATATCCGGGCCACGCCGTTCCTCCTGTTCTTCGGCGCGGTGATGCTCTCGGGGTGGAGAGGGGGCTGGGGTCCTGGCCTCCTGAGCGCCGGTCTCTCCGCCGTAGCGGCCAGCTACTTCTTCCTGCCCCCACGGTTCGTGTTCTCCGTGCACCCGCAGGACCTGTTGTCGATCGCCTTCTTCCTCGCCATCTCCACCCTCATCACCCGGCTGAACGTGCGCGAGCGGACCGCCCGGGCCGAGGCCGAGGCCCAGCGCGAACGCCTCCAGACCCTCTTCATGAGGGCTCCGGCCATCATCGCCATCCACCGGGGCCCCGAGCACGTTTACGAGTTCAGCAACCCCGTCAACGCCCAGCTGCTCGGCGGCCGGGAGCTGCTGGGCAAGACCGTGAGGCAGGCCCAGCCCGAGCTGGAGGGCCAGGGCTTCTACGAGCTGCTGGACCGGGTGTACCAGACGGGAGAGCCCGTCTATGGCAAGGAGGCCCTCGCCAGCGTGGGTGACCCCGCCCATCCGCGCACCGGCTACTTCAACTTCGTCTACCAGCCCATGCCCGGGCGGGACGGAAGGCCGGACGGAGTCATGGTCTTCGGCTTCGAGGTGACCGAGCAGGTGCTGGCACGGCGCAGCCTCGAGCACACCGAGCGGCGCCTGGCCGCCATCACCCACAACGCCACGCTGGGACTCTTCATGATGGACGCCCGCCAGCAATGCGTCTTCATGAACCCCGCGGCCGAGCAGATCACCGGCTTCACCCTGGACGAGCTGCGCGGCAAGCCCCTCCATGAGTTCATCCACCACACCCGGCCCGATGGCACGCCCTACCCCATGGCGGAGTGCCCCATCGACCGGGCGCTGCCCACCCGGGCCCAGGAACAGGGACAGGACGTCTTCGTCCGCAAGGACGGCAGCTTCTACCCGGTCGCCTTCACCGCGAGCCCCATCATCGAGGAGGGCAAGGCGACGGGGACCGTCATCGAGCTGAGGGACACCACCGAGGACCAGCGCAAGCAGGCCGAGCGCGAGCGGCTCCTGGTCGAGCTCCAGGAGGCGGTGCGCCTCCGGGACGAGTTCCTCTCCGTCGCCAGCCATGAGCTGAAGACGCCACTGACCCCGCTGAGTCTCCGGCTGCAAGGGCTCGAGCGGAGCATCCGGGCCGAGCAGGGCTCTCCCATGGCGGAGCGCCTGGGCAAGGAGGTGGAGGTGATGCGCCGGCAGGTGAAGCGCCTGTCGGATCTGGTGAACGAGCTGCTGGATGTGTCGCGCATCACCACCGGCCGCCTGAAGCTGTTGCTCGAGGAGGTGGACTTCACGGAGGTGACACGCGAAGTCATGGCCCGCGTCCACCCCGAGGCGCAACGCGCCGGGTGCGAGCTCACCCTCGACACGGACGGGCCCGTCTCCGGCCAGTGGGACCGGCTCCGGCTGGAGCAGGTCCTGACGAACCTGCTGTCCAACGCCATCAAGTATGGCGCCGGCAAGCCCGTCCACCTCCGCGTCGAGCAACGCGAGGGCCGGGCCCGGCTCGTGGTCCGGGACGAGGGCATCGGCATCCAGCCCGAGGCCATGGGGCGCATCTTCAATCGCTTCGAGCGCGCCGTGTCGGAGCGGCACTACGGGGGACTCGGCCTGGGCCTGTACGTGACGCGGCAGATCATCGCCGCCATGGGCGGCACGGTGAGGGCCGAGAGCACGCCGGACCAGGGCGCCACCTTCACCGTGGAGTTGCCTCTGCGGCCCGTCTCGCAGCCATGA
- a CDS encoding HesB/IscA family protein produces the protein MDTTTTPASNTTAVPQGETSSPVRLTAAAVAQVKKVIQDQGFQDYFFSIRVVPAGCSGLGYDLNLVREMKAGDLTWEQDGVKIATDALSNNYLSGTEIDFVSSVTGAGFKFNNPNAKSSCGCGTSFST, from the coding sequence ATGGACACGACCACCACCCCCGCTTCCAACACCACCGCCGTTCCCCAGGGCGAGACCTCGAGCCCGGTGCGGCTCACCGCGGCCGCCGTGGCCCAGGTGAAGAAGGTCATCCAGGATCAGGGCTTCCAGGACTACTTCTTCTCCATCCGGGTGGTGCCGGCCGGGTGCAGCGGCCTGGGCTACGACCTGAACCTGGTGCGCGAGATGAAGGCGGGCGATCTGACCTGGGAGCAGGACGGGGTGAAGATCGCGACGGACGCGCTGAGCAACAATTACCTGTCGGGCACGGAGATCGACTTCGTGTCGAGCGTGACGGGCGCGGGCTTCAAGTTCAACAACCCGAACGCGAAGTCCTCCTGCGGCTGCGGGACCTCGTTCTCGACCTGA
- the moeB gene encoding molybdopterin-synthase adenylyltransferase MoeB: MSATFRELLSATRKEIREVSIEDVKRLLDARTPVKLIDVREGDEYAGGRLPGAVHIPRGFLELRIEDKASRDEELVLYCAGGTRSALAAHTLQHMGYTRVTSLAGGFNRWSDAHYPVEKPVVLTPAQKERYRRHLILPEVGEEGQAKLLASKVLLLGAGGLGSPAALYLAAAGVGTLGIVDADVVDLSNLQRQVLHTQERAGQPKVQSARAALEALNPDVKVVPFQERLTSDNVLRILEGFDLVLDGGDNFPTRYLLNDACLIQGKPNLHGSIFRFEGQVTTFVPRQGPCYRCLYPAPPPPELAPSCAEAGVLGVLPGIIGLFQANEALKLLLGVGEPLVGRLLTFDALGTRFQELKLRKDPKCPVCAPGARVELIDYEQFCASSA, encoded by the coding sequence ATGTCCGCCACCTTCCGCGAGCTGCTGTCCGCCACCAGGAAGGAGATCCGCGAGGTCTCCATCGAGGACGTCAAGCGCCTGCTGGACGCGCGCACCCCCGTGAAGCTCATCGACGTGCGCGAGGGCGACGAGTACGCGGGCGGCCGCCTCCCGGGCGCCGTGCACATCCCCCGCGGCTTCCTCGAGCTGCGCATCGAGGACAAGGCCTCCCGGGACGAGGAGCTCGTCCTCTACTGCGCCGGTGGCACCCGCTCGGCCCTGGCGGCGCATACCCTTCAGCACATGGGCTACACGCGCGTGACCTCGCTGGCCGGTGGCTTCAACCGCTGGAGCGACGCCCACTACCCGGTGGAGAAGCCGGTGGTGCTCACCCCCGCCCAGAAGGAGCGCTACCGCCGCCACCTCATCCTCCCCGAGGTCGGCGAGGAGGGACAGGCGAAGCTCCTCGCCTCCAAGGTGCTGCTGCTGGGCGCGGGCGGGCTGGGCTCGCCGGCCGCGCTCTACCTCGCCGCCGCGGGCGTGGGCACCCTCGGCATCGTCGACGCGGACGTGGTGGACCTGAGCAACCTCCAGCGCCAGGTGCTCCACACCCAGGAGCGCGCCGGCCAGCCCAAGGTGCAGAGCGCCCGCGCCGCCCTCGAGGCCCTCAACCCCGACGTGAAGGTGGTGCCCTTCCAGGAGCGCCTCACCTCGGACAACGTGCTGCGCATCCTCGAGGGCTTCGACCTGGTGCTCGACGGCGGGGACAACTTCCCCACCCGCTACCTGCTCAACGACGCGTGCCTCATCCAGGGCAAGCCCAACCTCCACGGCTCCATCTTCCGCTTCGAGGGCCAGGTCACCACCTTCGTCCCCCGCCAGGGCCCCTGCTACCGCTGCCTCTACCCCGCCCCGCCTCCTCCCGAGCTCGCGCCCTCGTGCGCCGAGGCCGGAGTGCTCGGCGTGCTCCCCGGCATCATCGGCCTCTTCCAGGCCAATGAGGCCCTCAAGCTCCTGCTCGGCGTGGGCGAGCCCCTCGTGGGGCGCCTGCTCACCTTCGACGCGCTCGGCACCCGCTTCCAGGAGCTCAAGCTGCGCAAGGACCCCAAGTGCCCCGTGTGCGCGCCCGGCGCCCGCGTGGAGCTCATCGACTACGAGCAGTTCTGCGCCTCGTCCGCCTGA
- a CDS encoding rhodanese-like domain-containing protein, protein MPIPEIDPATLAQQLSGPPESRPVLLDVRFPHEHAYVAFPDSVLIPLPELDERHEELEDFRGKRVVVYCHHGVRSLDGAAYLLSRGLDAVSLRGGIDLYSRAVDPSLPRY, encoded by the coding sequence GTGCCCATCCCGGAGATCGACCCCGCCACCCTCGCCCAGCAGCTCTCCGGCCCGCCCGAGTCGCGGCCCGTGCTGCTCGACGTGCGCTTCCCCCACGAGCACGCCTACGTGGCCTTCCCGGACTCGGTGCTCATCCCCCTGCCCGAGCTGGACGAGCGGCACGAGGAGCTGGAGGACTTCCGCGGCAAACGCGTCGTCGTCTACTGCCACCACGGCGTGCGCAGCCTGGACGGCGCGGCCTATCTGCTCTCGCGCGGCCTCGACGCGGTGTCCCTGCGCGGGGGTATCGACCTCTACTCCCGCGCGGTGGATCCGAGCCTGCCGCGCTACTGA
- a CDS encoding serine/threonine protein kinase, with the protein MNPQLFGKYQLLKKLATGGMAEVWLARQKGIEGFAKNVVVKRILPHLAEDQEFVGMFGNEARIAARFNHPNIAQVYEFGEANGTYFIAMEFIHGEDLGRVMRKAYNAGGWIARPLAIRIVASACEGLYYAHTRTDDNGKPLKVVHRDISPQNILISFDGSVKLVDFGIAKAADQATATKSGAIKGKFAYMAPEQAAGKPLDHRADIFAIGLVLYELLTGTRPLKRESELGTLQAAMECNILPPSQVADVPPELDEVVMRALAKAADDRYRDARQMQLALEEFLVGQRWVAGSVQISELMETLFADRLDEEKRSGNPEPRSEESMSAMPAVPELPPEEPPPPPRSSSRMEPRAGTQTNAAEMNWEAPPGEMQQSRRTGTRAGAVNKRTESATLPMGDVPEVQEWEAPPATEVPRRRTSNEAPRRTNVGSTSVARMPSRQDMTRAGPEAAVPRRSTESSAVRRSGVRPAEPEADEDVPQPRPSRASVAVNPRARQYEDEDEDPERTMLPPPPEPEPVRAPEPVRRRTGMAPSAQQQPEPAPKPRRTSSRVEMPEAPVAPRRRSALHPVEDEEGSRSAGRGRSLPSLKNLLGVFVALSLVGLAVIFRGPILDMLGSSAMDGQGIYLNVESNQRVQVSVRHGIRCRSSEPITVLGFTPLSRMGGAHVQDTLILENKEQGIYEEIEVPFGEPQETKSIERTFQMGYFRPKLTPRSVSGIEIYRDGQKLGLYQPGLKLELVEGTHHLMLQGTSLKEPVQLDVDVKARDITDKTVDLTPYLR; encoded by the coding sequence ATGAACCCTCAACTTTTCGGGAAATATCAGCTCCTCAAGAAGCTCGCCACCGGCGGCATGGCCGAGGTGTGGCTGGCGCGCCAGAAGGGCATTGAGGGCTTCGCCAAGAACGTCGTGGTGAAGCGCATCCTCCCGCACCTCGCGGAGGATCAGGAGTTCGTGGGCATGTTCGGCAACGAGGCGCGCATCGCCGCGCGCTTCAACCACCCGAACATCGCCCAGGTGTACGAGTTCGGCGAGGCCAACGGCACGTACTTCATCGCCATGGAGTTCATCCATGGCGAGGACCTCGGCCGGGTGATGCGCAAGGCGTACAACGCGGGCGGGTGGATCGCCCGGCCGTTGGCCATCCGCATCGTCGCCTCGGCGTGCGAGGGCCTCTACTACGCCCACACGCGCACGGACGACAACGGCAAGCCCCTCAAGGTGGTGCACCGCGACATCTCGCCGCAGAACATCCTCATCAGCTTCGACGGCTCGGTGAAGCTGGTGGACTTCGGCATCGCCAAGGCGGCGGACCAGGCCACGGCGACGAAGTCGGGCGCCATCAAGGGCAAGTTCGCGTACATGGCGCCGGAGCAGGCCGCGGGCAAGCCGTTGGATCACCGCGCGGACATCTTCGCCATCGGCCTGGTGCTCTACGAGCTGCTCACCGGCACGCGCCCCCTCAAGCGCGAGTCCGAGCTGGGCACGCTGCAGGCGGCCATGGAGTGCAACATCCTGCCGCCCTCGCAGGTGGCGGATGTGCCGCCGGAGCTGGACGAGGTGGTGATGCGCGCGCTGGCCAAGGCCGCGGATGACCGCTACCGGGACGCGCGCCAGATGCAGCTGGCGCTGGAGGAGTTCCTCGTCGGCCAGCGGTGGGTGGCCGGCTCGGTGCAGATCTCCGAGCTGATGGAGACGCTCTTCGCGGACCGGCTGGACGAGGAGAAGCGCAGCGGCAATCCGGAGCCTCGCAGCGAGGAGTCGATGTCCGCGATGCCCGCGGTGCCGGAGCTTCCGCCCGAGGAGCCGCCGCCGCCGCCCCGGAGCAGCTCGCGGATGGAGCCGCGCGCCGGCACCCAGACGAACGCCGCCGAGATGAACTGGGAGGCGCCGCCGGGCGAGATGCAGCAGTCGCGGCGCACGGGGACGCGCGCGGGAGCGGTCAACAAGCGCACGGAGTCCGCCACCCTGCCGATGGGGGACGTGCCGGAAGTGCAGGAGTGGGAAGCGCCTCCGGCCACGGAAGTGCCCCGCCGCCGCACGAGCAACGAGGCCCCGCGCCGCACCAACGTGGGCTCCACGTCCGTGGCGCGCATGCCCAGCCGTCAGGACATGACCCGGGCCGGTCCCGAGGCCGCCGTCCCGAGGCGGAGCACCGAATCCTCCGCCGTTCGCCGCTCGGGCGTCCGGCCGGCCGAGCCGGAGGCGGACGAGGACGTGCCGCAGCCTCGGCCCTCGCGGGCCTCGGTGGCCGTCAACCCACGGGCCCGGCAGTACGAGGACGAGGACGAGGATCCCGAGCGCACGATGTTGCCGCCTCCGCCGGAGCCGGAGCCGGTGCGCGCGCCGGAGCCCGTGCGTCGGCGCACGGGGATGGCTCCGTCCGCCCAGCAGCAGCCCGAGCCGGCGCCCAAGCCGCGCCGCACCAGCAGCCGCGTGGAGATGCCCGAGGCGCCCGTGGCTCCCCGTCGGCGCTCCGCCCTGCATCCGGTGGAGGACGAGGAGGGCTCCAGGTCCGCTGGGCGTGGCCGGTCCCTGCCCTCGCTGAAGAACCTGCTCGGGGTGTTCGTCGCGCTGTCGCTGGTGGGTCTGGCCGTCATCTTCCGCGGGCCCATCCTGGACATGCTCGGCAGCTCCGCCATGGACGGGCAGGGCATCTACCTCAACGTCGAGTCCAACCAGCGCGTGCAGGTGTCGGTGCGTCACGGCATCCGGTGCCGCAGCTCCGAGCCCATCACGGTGCTCGGCTTCACGCCGCTCAGCCGCATGGGCGGCGCGCACGTGCAGGACACGCTCATCCTGGAGAACAAGGAGCAGGGCATCTACGAGGAGATCGAGGTGCCCTTCGGCGAGCCCCAGGAGACGAAGTCCATCGAGCGCACCTTCCAGATGGGCTACTTCCGTCCCAAGCTGACGCCGCGCAGTGTCTCGGGCATCGAGATCTACCGTGACGGTCAGAAGCTCGGCCTCTACCAGCCCGGGTTGAAGCTGGAACTGGTGGAGGGCACGCACCACCTGATGCTGCAGGGCACGTCGCTCAAGGAGCCGGTGCAGCTGGATGTCGACGTGAAGGCCCGCGACATCACCGACAAGACGGTGGATCTGACGCCCTACCTCCGGTAG
- a CDS encoding HsdM family class I SAM-dependent methyltransferase yields MSNHSAQIVQKLWNYCDVLRDDGLSYGDYIEQLTFLLFLKMAHEQTQAPWSRPSPVPKGFDWPSLMSKEGDALETHYRHLLENLGKSKGTLGLIFRKAQNKIQDPAKLRRLIVDLLDREQWSSLDADVKGDAYEGLLEKTASQSGAGQYFTPRALIRAIVDVMQPKPGETIVDPAVGTGGFLLAAHDYIAHNNRLDKDQKKHLKLEALRGWEIADTPARLCTMNLLLHGVGGDETPIVVVDDAIRGDPGKRWKIALSNPPFGRKSSVTVINEEGEQEKEALTVVRDDFWASTSNKQLNFVQHIKTLLEVNGRAAVVVPDNVLFEGGAGETIRRKLLHECDVHTLLRLPTGIFYAQGVKANVLFFEKKPGREKPWTEKLWVYDLRTNKHFTLKTNPLKRADLDEFVACYLPENRHQRKAMWSEKKAPEGRWRSYGYEELLQRDKVSLDIFWLKDESLEDSANLPAPDVIAGEIVDDLRAALEQFEAIQTDLSRKGGAPRD; encoded by the coding sequence ATGAGCAATCATTCGGCCCAAATCGTCCAGAAGCTCTGGAACTACTGCGATGTCCTCCGGGACGACGGCCTCTCCTACGGCGACTACATCGAGCAGCTCACATTCCTGCTCTTCCTCAAGATGGCCCACGAGCAGACCCAGGCTCCGTGGAGCCGTCCATCGCCCGTTCCCAAGGGCTTCGACTGGCCCAGCCTGATGAGCAAGGAGGGCGACGCGCTCGAAACCCACTACCGCCATCTGCTGGAGAATCTGGGCAAGTCGAAGGGGACGCTGGGCCTGATCTTCCGCAAGGCCCAGAACAAGATTCAAGATCCGGCGAAGCTCCGCCGCCTCATCGTGGACCTGCTGGACCGCGAGCAGTGGTCGAGCCTCGACGCCGACGTGAAGGGCGACGCCTACGAGGGCCTGCTGGAGAAGACGGCCAGCCAGTCCGGCGCCGGGCAGTACTTCACCCCGAGAGCGTTGATCCGAGCCATCGTGGACGTGATGCAGCCCAAGCCGGGGGAGACCATCGTGGACCCGGCCGTGGGCACCGGTGGCTTCCTGCTCGCGGCCCACGACTACATTGCCCACAACAACAGGCTCGACAAGGACCAGAAGAAGCACCTCAAACTGGAGGCGCTGCGGGGGTGGGAGATCGCAGATACGCCCGCCCGCCTGTGCACGATGAACCTGCTGCTCCACGGCGTTGGCGGGGATGAGACTCCCATCGTCGTGGTGGATGACGCCATTCGCGGCGACCCGGGCAAGCGGTGGAAGATCGCGCTCTCCAATCCGCCCTTTGGCCGCAAGTCCTCCGTCACCGTCATCAACGAGGAGGGCGAGCAGGAGAAAGAGGCCCTCACCGTCGTGCGCGACGACTTCTGGGCCTCCACGAGCAACAAGCAGCTCAACTTCGTGCAGCACATCAAGACGCTGCTGGAGGTGAACGGGCGGGCGGCGGTGGTGGTGCCCGACAACGTGCTCTTCGAGGGCGGAGCGGGGGAGACGATTCGCCGCAAGCTGCTCCACGAGTGCGACGTGCACACGCTGCTGCGGTTGCCGACGGGCATCTTCTACGCGCAGGGCGTGAAGGCGAACGTGCTGTTCTTCGAGAAGAAGCCCGGCCGGGAGAAGCCGTGGACCGAGAAGCTCTGGGTCTACGACTTGCGCACGAACAAGCACTTCACGCTGAAGACGAACCCGCTGAAGCGGGCGGATCTCGACGAGTTCGTTGCCTGCTACCTGCCGGAGAACCGGCACCAGCGCAAGGCGATGTGGTCCGAGAAGAAGGCTCCAGAGGGGCGCTGGCGCTCGTACGGGTATGAGGAACTGCTCCAGCGGGACAAGGTGAGCCTGGACATCTTCTGGCTCAAGGACGAGTCATTGGAGGACTCCGCGAACCTGCCTGCTCCGGATGTCATTGCCGGGGAGATCGTGGACGACCTGCGCGCGGCCCTGGAGCAGTTCGAGGCGATCCAGACGGACCTCTCGCGCAAGGGAGGGGCGCCGAGGGATTGA